The DNA window GTGATACCTAAATGCTGGGAGGGGTAAAACTGATAAGGCTTAGAAATTAAAATACGACCATCAAATTTTGAGCCTTGAAACCAAGGTCTCTCTCTTGGGTCAAAACCACCATTATCATAATATTCCCAAGAAACAACTTGTAACTCTCGATTCAAAAATACACGGCGTTGCTGCCCGTTAACCTGATTAAAGTTAATATTAAATACAGCATTCGTAGGGAATAACTGTTCAGCACTCCGCATTTCGTCTGTTATTCGATAAATAAATACCGACTTGCCCGCTTGATTCGCCGCATATAATGAGGTGATATAAGGGTTCTTAATTAACGTTGTAGTTATAGGCGCCAGCCATGTTAAATCTTTGTCATTATTTTCAACCAAGTTAACGACTATCAACATATCAAGTGAAGTAAACGCGGGGATCGAAATAAGTTTAATTTGGCTTTGTAAATTGCTGGTATATTTCTTTACATACTCGTTTGTGCAATTCGCTTTTTCTGATTCCATATAGTTTATACAAGCCAGAATTGTCGTTAAACTAAATATACTAAAGAGTAAAATGAAAATGCCTGAGATATAAGTTCGGAAAGTGATGGGTTTCATATTATATACAATACTTTAAATACTTTTATGAGCGCATTGTATCGTTAAATCAACCATCAACTAAGAAATACAAACGGTTAAAACTATATATGTAAAAGTTAACGAATTATTGTTCTATTTTTACACTAAGTGAATATCAAAAAAACACCTACTTTAATCAAGTGTTTAGCTTGTTAGATAGATAGTCCTTAATACATCCTCAACAACTTCATATGACTATCGATTGGGATCCTTCTTTTGAGATAATTCTTGCTATGAGATACCAATATCATCGAGTAAAACTAAAAACTAAGCTAAATTCCGAATCATTGATATATATCATCTCACTCATCTGTCCAGACAATTAATATTACTAATTGGTTAGTTTTTGGCTAAACTATATCAAAATATTAACTTATGTATAAGAAATAACACCTTATTACGAATGAAATAGATAAAGATGATTCAGATCGCGTTTTATGTGGTTGTAACTTTAAATAACATCGAACATTCATAATAATACCTATATATGAATACCCAGTTAAGTGGGTAAGCTTAATTCAAACGTGTAAATGAAATTTGACTTGAGCGATGAAAGCTACGACATATGACAAGGAAGATAACATGTTAAAAAAACGTTTTTTTAAAACAAAAGCCGAAGCCGATGTGACTTTTGAATTTGCCTGCGACGCCACTACAACATTGATTAGCAGTGATACTGTCGAATTGTTTGCTGATTTTAATAATTGGCAAGCAATTCCAATGAAATTCATAAAAAAAGACAACGTTTTCCGCACTAAGGTTCGTTTACCCGAAAACAGGCAGTTTCACTTTCGCTACTTAATTAATAATAACAAATGGCATAACGATCACAACGCCGATTTATATTTACCTAATACCTACGGTACAGAAAACAGCGTTGTATCAACGTTACGTACTCAATAGATAGCTAACAATACGTTTAATCCAGGATGGATCATGACTGACATTTCGACGATAGCAACAAAAATGCCAAACCTTGAAGAACGCTTCAGTCATCAAATAGATGAACTAAATCAAGGCAAACTCTATGACCCTTTTTCTTTTTTAGGTCCACACCAAATCACAAGCGATGAGTACGAACTTAAAGTTTTCATCCCCGGTGCGCAACAGGTATTTTATCAAGATAAAAACCACCAACGACGTTATCAACGTGTTGGTACTAGCGACCTGTTTGTTCTTAGCTTATCAAAAAAACAATACAATGCTAATTATCAACTCACCATCGCATATCCATTTTCGACCATAGACGAGCAAGACCCTTATAAATTTGCGTCAACCCTAGATCCAAAAGCCGTTTACTTATTCAACGAAGGTACGTTAGAGCAAGCCCAACGCCACTTAGGTGCACATTGGACTATCACCGGTAATATTGAAGGCGTTCGTTTTACGGTATGGGCACCAAATGCAAAATCAGTCAATTTGATAGGTAATTTTAACCATTGGAATCCAACACGTCATCCAATGCGTAAACACCTTGATGCGGGGATCTGGGAGATATTTATTGCCGATATTGCTGATTCTGATACCGACAATAATTACAAATTCAGTATCATTACCGAAAGTGGTGAGCGCTTAGAAAAAGCCGACCCATTTGCCTCATCAATGCAGTTACCACCACAAACAGCATCGTGTGTCCCCACTAAAGCCACCTCTGGCGTATGGCAGAAATCACCAGCAAAAGCATGGGCAGAACGTGCAGAGCGAAACGCGATTAATGCACCTATTAGTATCTATGAAGTGCATGCAGGTTCGTGGAAACGTGACGAAAACAATCAGTTTTTAAGTTATAAAGCCATGTCTGAACAGCTTGTACCTTATGTAAAAGAGCTTGGGTTTACGCATATCCAATTGATGCCAATCTGTGAGTTCCCGTTTGATGGTTCGTGGGGTTATCAGCCAGTTGGCTTGTTTGCTCCGACCAGTCGTTTCGGTAGTTTAGCTGACTTCCAATTTTTTGTTGATGCTTGTCACGCTGCCAACATCGGCTTACTCATTGATTGGGTACCAGGACATTTCCCTGCCGATGCCCATGGCTTAGCACAATTTGATGGCTCACATCTTTTTGAACATGCGGATAAACGTCAAGGCTTCCATCCCGATTGGCAAACCCATATCTTTAATTATGATCGCGCCGAAGTACAAAGCTTTTTAATTTCAAATGCGCTTGCTTGGTTTGATAACTTTGCCATTGATGGTCTACGTGTTGATGCTGTGGCATCTATGCTGTATCTCGATTACAGCCGTAAAGAAGCTGAATGGATCCCAAATCAGTATGGGGGCCGTGAAAACCTAGGTGCCATTGAATTATTAAAGCAAGTGAATCAACGTTGCTATAAAAATCATCCCGGTATCATGATGGTGGCCGAAGAATCCACAGCTTGGCCAGGTGTCACAGCGTTCACAGACCAAGGTGGTCTTGGATTTGGTTATAAATGGAACATGGGCTGGATGAACGACAGCTTAGAATACATGAGCTGCGACCCACTATATCGTCAACATCACCATCACGAAATGACCTTTTCATTAGCTTATGCATTCAGTGAAAACTTTATTTTACCGCTAAGCCATGACGAAGTTGTACACGGTAAAGGCTCACTGCTTAACAAGATGCCCGGAGATGATTGGCAAAAATTTGCTAATTTACGTGCCTATTACGGTTTCATGTGGGCACATCCAGGTAAGAAGCTACTGTTTATGGGCTGTGAGTTTGGCCAACGTGCGGAATGGAATCATAATCAATCACTCGACTGGCATTTACTTGAGCAAGCAGAACATCAAGGTATTCAAGCGCTCATAAAAGCCTTAAATAACAGTTACTGTCATCAACATGCCTTATTTGAGTTAGACACAGATCATCAAGGTTTTGATTGGATCGACGCAAGCAATGCCGAGCAGTCCGTATTTAGTTTTTTACGTTATAACAAAGCAAAAGATGAACATGTGGTCGTGGTATCGAATATGACACCTTCATGCCACTCAACCTACCGCATTGGTGTACCGAGTATCGGTGAATATGAGGTTATCGTTAATACCGATGATACTCAGTTTGGCGGTAGCGGTTTTGCAAGCCAAGCGAGTTACACACCCGAATATGTTGAATGGCAAGGATTTACACAAAGTATTTATATAGCGCTACCACCGCTATCAACAGTGTACTTAGCACCCAAAACGAATAGCAAAAAATAACCACAGTAATAAAAAATAGTTAGCCAAAATGTCATAATAAAGGAAGTAATATGTCATTAAAAAAGCATAAATCTAAAACAAACAAAGTTTGTACGTTAGAGACAAATAATGGGCCAGTGGTGAATGTCAAAACTTTGCCTGAAGATTTAAAACGTCATTTCCATTATACCCTTGGTCGTGATGAAGTCGGTGAATCACCACAATATCTATACCATGCTTTGGCATTAACAATCCGTGACCGCTTACTGGAAAAATCACGCGCGACAAAAAAACGACAGCAAACGCAACCGACACGTCGTGCGGCTTATATCTCATTAGAATTCTTAATGGGTCGCGCATTAGGTAACGCGGTACTAAACCTTGATTTAGAAGACAGTGTTCGTAAAGGTCTGAACCATTATAGCTGTGAATTAGAATCCATTGCAGATTCAGAACACGATGCAGGTTTAGGCAATGGTGGCCTAGGTCGATTAGCCGCTTGTTTCCTCGATAGTTGTGCAAGTTTAGCACTACCCGTAACAGGCTACGGTATCCGTTATGAATACGGTATGTTTAATCAAAGCATCGAAAATGGTCACCAAGTCGAACATCCTGATAACTGGCTACGTGATGGTCATCCTTGGGAAATCCCCGCGCCAGAGCATAACCGCCGTATTAAATTCTTTGGCCATGTCGAAACCTATCAAGACAAAAAGGGTCACACGCACCATCAATGGATTGGTACCGAAGATGTACTCGCTGTGCCTTATGATGTGCCCGTTCCTGGTTATCAAAACGGTATCGTTAATACGCTACGCCTTTGGAAATCAGCCGCAACAGATGAATTTGATCTAGGTGAATTCAACGCTGGTAGCTACACCGAAGCGGTTGCACGTAAAAATTTAGCTGAACAAATTACCATGGTGCTGTATCCAAACGACGCCAGTGAAAACGGTAAAGAGCTACGTTTACGTCAGCAATACTTTCTTACATCTGCTAGCTTACAAGACATCCTTGCAGAATGGGTAAAAGTACACGGCAGTGATTTTACTGATTTTGCTAAATACCACGTATTCCAACTTAACGATACGCACCCAAGTGTGGCAGTTGCAGAACTCATGCGCCTACTCCTGGATGAGCATGATTTAGATTGGGATCTCGCGTGGCAGATCACAACGTCTACAATGGCGTACACCAACCATACCCTGTTGCCAGAAGCATTAGAAAAATGGTCTGTACATTTATTCGCACACCTATTACCTCGCCTGCTTGAGATCATTTATGAAATCAATGCACGCTTCTTAACTGAAGTCGCTTGTCAGTGGCCTGGTGATACAGACAAACAACGCGCGTTATCAATTATTGAAGAAGGTGATGATCCACAAGTCCGCATGGCTTACCTTGCAATTGTTGGTAGCTTCTCGGTAAACGGTGTTGCTGCATTGCATACCCAGTTATTGAGTGAAGGTTTATTCAATGATTTTTATCAGCTTTCTCCAAACAAATTCAATAACAAAACAAACGGTGTAACACCACGTCGTTGGTTAGCGCATTGTAATCCAAAACTAAGCGAACTGATTAGCGACAAGATTGGCAATGACTGGACCCGTGACCTAAGCGAAATCAGTAAACTGCGTCGTTATTATGACAACACCAAGTTCCATGCAAAATGGCAAGACGTTAAACAGCACAACAAACAACAACTCGCCAATTTAGTCAAAGAAGCCTGTGGTGTTGAATTCGATACCAACATGATGTTTGACGTGCAAGTAAAACGTATGCACGAATATAAACGCCAGTTACTTAATATCCTGCATGTTATCCACCTTTACGACCGCATTCGTCGCGGTGATACCGACGGCATGACACCGCGCTGTGTATTAATTGGTGGTAAAGCAGCGCCGGGTTATTTCATTGCTAAGTTAACGATCAAATTAATCAATAACGTTGCCGCAACGATCAATGCCGACCCCGTAGCACAACCTTGGCTACGGGTTGCATTTTTACCAAATTACAACGTAACCGCGATGGAAACTATCTGCGCAGCAACCGATTTGTCAGAGCAGATCTCAACGGCAGGTAAAGAAGCGTCTGGCACAGGGAACATGAAATTCATGATGAATGGTGCGGCAACAATCGGTACGTTAGACGGTGCAAATATCGAAATCCGAGATGCTGTTGGTGCAGATAACTTCTTCTTATTTGGCGCTCGTAGTGAACAAGTAGCAGATATCCGCGCGAACTATAACCCAACGCATATCATTGCCAATGATGACAAACTCAACAATGTCATGACATTACTCAACAGTGGTCATTTCAACTTATTTGAAAATGGTTTATTCCAACCATTAATCGACTCAATTTTAAATCCGCATGATCAGTGGTTAGTTGCCCATGATTTTGCAAGCTACTGTAACGCACAACAATCAGCCGCCCTCGCCTATCAAGATAAAGAAGCATGGACACGATTAAGCATTCTAAACACAGCCGCAAGTGGCGTATTTTCAAGTGACCGAACAATTAATGAATACAATCAAGACATTTGGAAGCTAACACAGCTGAACGCTTGATGCTCTTATTTACAAAACGTATTTAAACCGAATTTCGACAAAAGCTTATGGAGAAGTAATATGTCAAAAGGTACACATCGCTATATCAGTAACTTAACTAAAGATACTTATGCCCTGATACTTGCAGGCGGCAGAGGTAGCCGTTTGCATGAATTAACTGATTGGCGAGCAAAACCTGCTGTATTTTTCGGTGGTAAATTCCGCATTATCGATTTCCCATTATCTAATTGCATTAACTCTGGGATCCGTCGTGTTGGTATCGCTACTCAATACAAATCACACTCATTAATCCGCCACGTAAACCGTGGCTGGGGACATTTCAAGAAAGAATTGTCTGAGTCTGTAGAGATCTTACCGGCATCACAACGTTACGGAAACGATTGGTATTCAGGAACTGCAGACGCAGTATTCCAAAACATCGATATTATTCGTGCAGAAATGCCAAAATACGTCATGATATTGTCTGGTGACCACGTATATCGTATGGATTACGGTGATCTAATTGCTAAGCATGTAGAAAATGGGGCTGACATGACGGTATGCTGTATTGAAGTCGCGACAGAAGAAGCGGCTGGCCAGTTTGGTGTAATGACAGTAGACGAAGATAACCGCGTTAAGCGTTTCGACGAAAAGCCAACTCAACCAAATGAGATACCAGGTAAACCAGGCCAATGTTTAGCATCAATGGGCAACTATGTATTTAATACTGAATTCTTATTTGATCAATTAGAAAAAGATGCGACGCGTTCAACATCTGATCGTGATTTTGGCAATGACATCATTCCTGCAATTATTGAAGATCATCAAGTATTTGCATTCCCATTCAGCGATCCGGATAGTGACCAACAGCCGTACTGGCGTGATGTAGGTACGCTTGACTCATTCTGGGAAGCAAATATGGAACTGGTGACACCTGAGCCACAACTTAATCTTTATGATTCAAGCTGGCCTATTTGGACATACCAAGAACAACTCCC is part of the Moritella viscosa genome and encodes:
- the glgB gene encoding 1,4-alpha-glucan branching enzyme, whose protein sequence is MTDISTIATKMPNLEERFSHQIDELNQGKLYDPFSFLGPHQITSDEYELKVFIPGAQQVFYQDKNHQRRYQRVGTSDLFVLSLSKKQYNANYQLTIAYPFSTIDEQDPYKFASTLDPKAVYLFNEGTLEQAQRHLGAHWTITGNIEGVRFTVWAPNAKSVNLIGNFNHWNPTRHPMRKHLDAGIWEIFIADIADSDTDNNYKFSIITESGERLEKADPFASSMQLPPQTASCVPTKATSGVWQKSPAKAWAERAERNAINAPISIYEVHAGSWKRDENNQFLSYKAMSEQLVPYVKELGFTHIQLMPICEFPFDGSWGYQPVGLFAPTSRFGSLADFQFFVDACHAANIGLLIDWVPGHFPADAHGLAQFDGSHLFEHADKRQGFHPDWQTHIFNYDRAEVQSFLISNALAWFDNFAIDGLRVDAVASMLYLDYSRKEAEWIPNQYGGRENLGAIELLKQVNQRCYKNHPGIMMVAEESTAWPGVTAFTDQGGLGFGYKWNMGWMNDSLEYMSCDPLYRQHHHHEMTFSLAYAFSENFILPLSHDEVVHGKGSLLNKMPGDDWQKFANLRAYYGFMWAHPGKKLLFMGCEFGQRAEWNHNQSLDWHLLEQAEHQGIQALIKALNNSYCHQHALFELDTDHQGFDWIDASNAEQSVFSFLRYNKAKDEHVVVVSNMTPSCHSTYRIGVPSIGEYEVIVNTDDTQFGGSGFASQASYTPEYVEWQGFTQSIYIALPPLSTVYLAPKTNSKK
- the glgP gene encoding phosphorylase, which gives rise to MSLKKHKSKTNKVCTLETNNGPVVNVKTLPEDLKRHFHYTLGRDEVGESPQYLYHALALTIRDRLLEKSRATKKRQQTQPTRRAAYISLEFLMGRALGNAVLNLDLEDSVRKGLNHYSCELESIADSEHDAGLGNGGLGRLAACFLDSCASLALPVTGYGIRYEYGMFNQSIENGHQVEHPDNWLRDGHPWEIPAPEHNRRIKFFGHVETYQDKKGHTHHQWIGTEDVLAVPYDVPVPGYQNGIVNTLRLWKSAATDEFDLGEFNAGSYTEAVARKNLAEQITMVLYPNDASENGKELRLRQQYFLTSASLQDILAEWVKVHGSDFTDFAKYHVFQLNDTHPSVAVAELMRLLLDEHDLDWDLAWQITTSTMAYTNHTLLPEALEKWSVHLFAHLLPRLLEIIYEINARFLTEVACQWPGDTDKQRALSIIEEGDDPQVRMAYLAIVGSFSVNGVAALHTQLLSEGLFNDFYQLSPNKFNNKTNGVTPRRWLAHCNPKLSELISDKIGNDWTRDLSEISKLRRYYDNTKFHAKWQDVKQHNKQQLANLVKEACGVEFDTNMMFDVQVKRMHEYKRQLLNILHVIHLYDRIRRGDTDGMTPRCVLIGGKAAPGYFIAKLTIKLINNVAATINADPVAQPWLRVAFLPNYNVTAMETICAATDLSEQISTAGKEASGTGNMKFMMNGAATIGTLDGANIEIRDAVGADNFFLFGARSEQVADIRANYNPTHIIANDDKLNNVMTLLNSGHFNLFENGLFQPLIDSILNPHDQWLVAHDFASYCNAQQSAALAYQDKEAWTRLSILNTAASGVFSSDRTINEYNQDIWKLTQLNA
- the glgC gene encoding glucose-1-phosphate adenylyltransferase, producing the protein MSKGTHRYISNLTKDTYALILAGGRGSRLHELTDWRAKPAVFFGGKFRIIDFPLSNCINSGIRRVGIATQYKSHSLIRHVNRGWGHFKKELSESVEILPASQRYGNDWYSGTADAVFQNIDIIRAEMPKYVMILSGDHVYRMDYGDLIAKHVENGADMTVCCIEVATEEAAGQFGVMTVDEDNRVKRFDEKPTQPNEIPGKPGQCLASMGNYVFNTEFLFDQLEKDATRSTSDRDFGNDIIPAIIEDHQVFAFPFSDPDSDQQPYWRDVGTLDSFWEANMELVTPEPQLNLYDSSWPIWTYQEQLPPAKFVFDNDVRRGMAVDSTVSGGCIISGSSIRKSLLFSNVHVHSYSTIEESVILPGADIGEHCKLRRTIIDSKCVLPAGLIVGHDKEQDLANGFRVSAKGITLVTSDMLKRMAEKDAKSALEKAAKQTAELV
- a CDS encoding putative 1,4-alpha-glucan branching enzyme; this encodes MLKKRFFKTKAEADVTFEFACDATTTLISSDTVELFADFNNWQAIPMKFIKKDNVFRTKVRLPENRQFHFRYLINNNKWHNDHNADLYLPNTYGTENSVVSTLRTQ